The Heyndrickxia acidicola sequence TGCTGCTTCTTCTACGGCAATGAGTTTCTTTGCTCATACAATGGAATCATGAAACCAGTTCCAGTTTCCATGATTTCAATGCTTTTTTGGTTTTAAAAATCGGCATTGGGCATGTCAGACCTGTTCATCCAGTACCATGTTAAATTTATATCACCCTCACCCTATTCGGTTTTCCCTTCCCATGCAAGCATTCCGCCATCCATATTAATTACCTTGAATCCACATTCTTCTAATAAAGCAGCTGCTTTAGAACTTCTTCCACCTGAACGGCACACAAGAATATATTCACTATTTTTATTTAAATCGTGCTTGCGAAACTCAACTAAGCCAAGTGGAATATTGATAGCCGATGAAATCTTTCCTTCCGCCACTTCCTTTGTCTCTCGTACATCAATAATATTCAGTTTTTCTCCATTCTCCAGCTTTTGCTGAACTTCTTTTGCCGATAGATGCTTCATCTTGTTTATTCCTCCTTTGAC is a genomic window containing:
- a CDS encoding rhodanese-like domain-containing protein, with amino-acid sequence MKHLSAKEVQQKLENGEKLNIIDVRETKEVAEGKISSAINIPLGLVEFRKHDLNKNSEYILVCRSGGRSSKAAALLEECGFKVINMDGGMLAWEGKTE